Proteins from a genomic interval of Clostridium scatologenes:
- a CDS encoding DNA-3-methyladenine glycosylase family protein has translation MDFSSVESFENGVIVKDVKNFELTHIFDCGQCFRWHRQKNDNYIGVAYGKVIEIEKKENDVIIYNTCKEDFDKIWMNYFDLARDYSEVKSLLSEDPILSTSVNFGYGIRLLKQEPFEIIVSFITSANNRIPMIKRAIENISSKWGEKLEYKKNTYYAFPTIDKLSSVSLEELESCGVGFRAKYIKDTVSNINIKGNIENKEYDEHYDIKWIKSQEAEKCHKELQNFMGIGPKVADCIMLFSMEKYSAFPVDVWVKRAMQHFYLAPDVSLKKIREFGINKFANLAGFAQQYLFYYARENEIKFEEN, from the coding sequence ATGGACTTTAGTTCTGTAGAATCATTTGAAAATGGGGTAATAGTAAAGGATGTTAAAAATTTTGAACTTACTCATATATTTGATTGTGGACAGTGTTTTAGATGGCATAGACAAAAAAATGATAATTACATAGGGGTAGCTTATGGAAAGGTAATAGAGATAGAAAAGAAAGAAAATGATGTTATAATTTACAATACTTGCAAGGAAGACTTTGATAAAATATGGATGAATTATTTTGATTTAGCTAGAGATTATTCAGAAGTAAAAAGTTTGTTAAGTGAAGACCCTATATTAAGCACTTCAGTAAATTTTGGATATGGAATAAGATTGTTAAAACAAGAACCTTTTGAAATAATAGTATCATTTATAACATCTGCGAATAATAGAATACCTATGATAAAAAGAGCAATTGAAAATATAAGTTCTAAATGGGGAGAAAAATTAGAGTATAAAAAAAATACATATTATGCATTTCCAACTATTGATAAGCTAAGTTCTGTTTCATTAGAGGAATTGGAAAGTTGCGGTGTTGGATTTAGGGCAAAATATATTAAGGATACAGTTAGTAATATAAATATTAAAGGGAATATTGAAAACAAAGAATATGATGAACACTATGACATTAAGTGGATAAAGAGTCAAGAGGCTGAAAAATGCCACAAGGAACTTCAAAATTTTATGGGAATAGGACCTAAAGTTGCAGATTGTATAATGCTTTTTTCCATGGAAAAATATTCTGCCTTTCCTGTAGACGTTTGGGTAAAAAGAGCGATGCAGCATTTTTACTTAGCACCAGATGTTTCTCTTAAAAAAATAAGGGAATTTGGTATAAATAAATTTGCAAATTTAGCTGGATTTGCACAACAATATTTGTTTTATTATGCAAGAGAGAATGAAATTAAATTTGAAGAAAATTAA
- the guaB gene encoding IMP dehydrogenase codes for MGKILKQAYTFDDVLLVPNKSEVLPREVSLTTNLTKKIKLNIPLMSAGMDTVTNSKMAIAMAREGGIGIIHKNMSIEEQAMEVDRVKRQENGVITDPFSLSPDNSIEDALSLMSKYRISGVPITVDGKLVGIITNRDIVFETEYSRKISEVMTKENLITAPEDTTIEQAKELLKNHRIEKLPLVDKDNNLIGLITIKDIEKVKKFPNSAKDERGRLLCGASVGVTTDMLERVAALVKVGVDVVNLDTAHGHSKGVMDSVKLIKENYPDLQVIAGNVATAEATRDLILAGADCVKVGIGPGSICTTRVVSGVGVPQLTAVMDCAEEAKKYGVPIIADGGIKYSGDVVKALSAGAKVAMMGSMLAGCDEAPGETEIYQGRSYKVYRGMGSLAAMACGSKDRYFQEGNKKLVPEGVEGRVPYKGYVADTIFQLLGGIRSGMGYLGARTLVELDENATFVVQTSAGLRESHPHDISITKEAPNYSVNQ; via the coding sequence ATGGGAAAAATTTTAAAACAAGCATATACTTTTGATGATGTACTTTTAGTTCCAAATAAATCAGAGGTGTTGCCAAGAGAGGTTTCTTTGACTACTAATTTAACTAAAAAAATAAAATTGAATATACCACTTATGAGTGCTGGAATGGATACTGTTACTAACTCTAAAATGGCTATAGCTATGGCAAGAGAAGGCGGAATAGGTATTATACATAAGAATATGAGTATAGAAGAGCAGGCTATGGAAGTAGATAGAGTAAAAAGACAGGAAAACGGAGTAATAACTGATCCATTTTCTCTTTCACCAGATAACAGCATAGAGGATGCATTATCACTTATGAGTAAGTATAGAATATCAGGTGTTCCGATTACTGTAGATGGAAAACTTGTTGGAATAATAACAAATAGGGATATCGTGTTTGAAACAGAGTATTCTAGAAAAATAAGTGAAGTAATGACTAAAGAAAATTTAATAACTGCCCCAGAAGATACTACTATAGAACAAGCAAAGGAACTATTAAAAAATCATAGGATAGAAAAACTTCCATTGGTAGATAAGGACAATAATTTAATAGGACTTATAACTATAAAAGATATTGAGAAAGTTAAAAAATTCCCTAATAGTGCAAAGGATGAAAGAGGAAGACTTTTATGTGGAGCATCAGTAGGAGTTACTACTGATATGTTAGAACGTGTTGCAGCCTTAGTTAAGGTTGGAGTAGATGTTGTAAATTTAGATACAGCTCATGGACATTCTAAGGGAGTTATGGATTCTGTTAAATTAATAAAGGAAAACTATCCTGATCTTCAAGTTATTGCAGGAAATGTTGCAACAGCGGAAGCAACAAGAGATCTTATTCTTGCAGGAGCAGATTGCGTAAAAGTTGGTATAGGACCTGGTTCTATATGTACTACAAGAGTTGTATCTGGTGTTGGAGTACCTCAGCTTACTGCAGTAATGGATTGTGCAGAGGAAGCAAAGAAATATGGAGTTCCAATTATTGCAGATGGTGGTATAAAATATTCAGGAGATGTAGTAAAAGCATTATCAGCTGGAGCAAAAGTTGCCATGATGGGATCAATGCTTGCTGGATGTGACGAAGCACCAGGAGAAACTGAAATATATCAAGGAAGAAGCTATAAAGTATACAGAGGAATGGGATCATTAGCTGCCATGGCTTGTGGAAGTAAAGATAGATATTTCCAAGAAGGAAATAAGAAATTAGTTCCAGAAGGTGTTGAAGGAAGAGTTCCTTATAAGGGATATGTAGCAGACACTATATTCCAACTTTTAGGTGGAATACGTTCAGGTATGGGATATTTAGGAGCTAGAACTTTAGTTGAATTAGATGAAAATGCTACATTTGTAGTACAGACCTCAGCAGGACTTAGAGAAAGTCATCCACATGATATATCAATAACCAAAGAAGCACCAAACTATAGTGTTAATCAATAA
- a CDS encoding 4Fe-4S dicluster domain-containing protein: MITFETQLKKLKYLVLKEVAVMTKENRLTKRELEKVPMKVIQGDKAQYRCCVYKERAVVFERAQLAAGFLPNGDTINNLSIPEDDKQIMYVLPAACDKCPIDKYTVTDACRGCIQHKCMEVCPAGAVSRVAGSAYINQELCKECGMCKKSCPYGAIAEVMRPCKRVCPTGALEINSDNKMAMIEKEECINCGACMAACPFGAISDKSYIKDITDVLVNNKKVYAVVAPAISGQFGPKVTVGQIKNAFKKIGFEDMVEAACGADAVTVHEANEFVERMKEGQKYMTNSCCPGFMNYIENKFPDQVEKISGTVSPMVAAARMIKSIDKEALVVFVGPCTAKKTEIQRESIKDAVDYVMTFEEIAALMGAFEIDPENCEDTLVEDASSFGRGFAQGGGLTAAIQNYVSDKGIKEEFKPVKVSGMDEIKRSMTMAKVGKLPGNFIEGMMCEGGCIGGPATMVSIMRSKPQLSKFSGQSSKKSVLSNEKLNKFKNVNLER, translated from the coding sequence ATGATAACTTTTGAAACCCAATTAAAAAAACTTAAGTATTTAGTATTAAAAGAAGTAGCAGTTATGACAAAAGAAAACAGACTTACAAAAAGAGAATTAGAAAAAGTTCCTATGAAAGTAATACAGGGTGATAAAGCTCAATATAGATGTTGTGTATATAAAGAAAGGGCAGTAGTCTTTGAAAGGGCTCAATTAGCTGCAGGTTTTTTACCTAATGGTGATACTATAAATAATTTATCTATACCTGAAGATGATAAACAAATAATGTATGTTCTACCAGCAGCATGTGATAAATGTCCTATAGATAAATATACAGTTACAGATGCATGTAGAGGATGTATTCAACATAAATGTATGGAAGTATGCCCAGCAGGTGCTGTAAGTAGAGTGGCAGGAAGTGCATATATAAATCAAGAGCTTTGCAAAGAATGTGGAATGTGCAAGAAATCATGCCCATATGGTGCTATAGCTGAGGTTATGAGACCATGCAAAAGAGTATGCCCTACAGGTGCATTGGAAATTAATTCAGATAACAAAATGGCAATGATTGAAAAAGAAGAGTGTATAAATTGTGGAGCTTGTATGGCAGCATGTCCTTTTGGTGCAATATCAGATAAAAGTTACATTAAAGATATAACTGATGTATTAGTTAACAACAAGAAGGTTTATGCGGTAGTAGCTCCAGCTATAAGTGGACAATTTGGCCCAAAAGTAACAGTGGGACAAATTAAAAATGCTTTTAAGAAAATAGGATTTGAAGATATGGTAGAAGCAGCATGTGGAGCGGATGCTGTAACTGTACATGAAGCTAATGAATTTGTTGAAAGAATGAAAGAAGGACAAAAATATATGACAAATTCATGTTGTCCAGGCTTTATGAATTATATTGAAAACAAATTTCCAGATCAAGTTGAAAAAATTTCTGGTACAGTTTCACCTATGGTTGCTGCAGCAAGAATGATAAAAAGTATTGATAAAGAAGCTTTAGTAGTATTTGTAGGACCATGTACAGCTAAAAAGACAGAAATTCAAAGAGAAAGCATAAAAGATGCAGTGGATTATGTTATGACTTTTGAAGAAATAGCTGCTTTAATGGGAGCTTTTGAAATAGATCCTGAAAATTGTGAAGATACGCTAGTAGAAGATGCTTCAAGCTTTGGAAGAGGTTTTGCTCAAGGTGGTGGACTTACAGCGGCAATACAAAATTATGTATCAGACAAAGGAATTAAAGAAGAATTTAAACCAGTAAAAGTTAGTGGAATGGATGAAATAAAGAGATCTATGACTATGGCTAAGGTTGGAAAACTTCCAGGAAACTTTATAGAAGGAATGATGTGTGAAGGTGGATGTATAGGTGGACCAGCTACTATGGTTTCGATTATGAGGTCAAAACCGCAGCTTTCAAAATTCAGTGGACAATCTTCTAAAAAATCTGTACTTTCAAATGAAAAATTAAATAAGTTTAAAAATGTAAATTTAGAAAGATAA
- a CDS encoding TIGR01906 family membrane protein, with the protein MKLDTYLKLIFSISISIFILLFSIKTTLNFKYLYYFDIKHLNIENSTSLSQKEIQITYDYLINYINDPKTETFNIPTLNSSNEGKIHFLEVKNIFKKLNSMFFIFTIIGILGALYTYKHKLFSIFNWASNLLLFICLFAWIPFYVNFNKSFNFFHETIFKNNYWLFDPNKDPVINILPEKYFFHCAISIILITLIASLLLKILYLKNRNGK; encoded by the coding sequence ATGAAGCTAGACACATACCTTAAACTTATATTTTCTATTTCCATATCCATATTCATATTATTATTTTCTATAAAGACTACTTTAAACTTTAAATATCTTTACTATTTCGACATAAAGCATTTAAATATAGAAAATAGTACCTCATTATCACAAAAAGAAATACAAATTACTTATGATTATTTAATAAATTATATAAATGATCCCAAAACCGAAACTTTTAATATACCAACACTTAACTCTTCTAATGAAGGCAAAATTCATTTTTTAGAAGTTAAAAATATATTTAAAAAATTAAATTCAATGTTCTTTATTTTTACTATAATAGGTATATTAGGTGCTTTATATACTTATAAACATAAACTTTTTTCTATTTTCAACTGGGCATCCAACTTACTTTTGTTTATATGCTTATTTGCTTGGATACCATTTTATGTGAATTTCAACAAAAGCTTTAACTTCTTTCATGAAACAATCTTTAAAAATAATTATTGGTTATTTGATCCTAATAAAGATCCAGTAATTAATATTTTACCTGAAAAATATTTTTTTCATTGTGCTATTTCAATAATTTTAATTACACTTATTGCAAGTTTACTTTTAAAAATACTATATCTTAAAAATAGAAATGGGAAATAG
- a CDS encoding C-GCAxxG-C-C family (seleno)protein — translation MLKDTVRKYYDEEYNLNCAETMIYGANEEYNMELDRKTLKTMAAFGGGMGIESTCGVISGSLAVLGILFTKERAHESEKIKELAQEFFEKFQEKLGTSECAVLKEKYRNDEIRCIIMVDTAAEILEEIVEREMKAES, via the coding sequence ATGTTAAAGGATACAGTTAGAAAGTATTATGATGAAGAGTATAATTTAAATTGTGCAGAAACTATGATATATGGTGCAAATGAAGAATATAATATGGAACTTGATAGAAAAACATTGAAAACTATGGCTGCTTTTGGAGGCGGTATGGGTATTGAAAGTACATGTGGGGTGATAAGTGGTTCTTTAGCTGTACTTGGAATATTATTTACTAAAGAAAGAGCTCACGAAAGTGAAAAAATAAAAGAATTAGCACAAGAATTTTTTGAAAAATTTCAGGAAAAACTAGGTACTAGTGAATGTGCAGTATTGAAAGAAAAGTATAGGAATGATGAAATCAGGTGTATTATTATGGTTGATACAGCAGCAGAGATATTAGAAGAAATTGTGGAAAGAGAAATGAAGGCTGAAAGCTAA
- the groES gene encoding co-chaperone GroES yields MNIRPLGDRVVIKRLEAEETTKSGIVLPGAAKEKPQEAKIVAVGPGGIVNGKEVKMEVKVGEKVLFSKYAGNEIKMDGVEYTILKQDDILAVIE; encoded by the coding sequence ATGAACATTAGACCACTTGGAGACAGAGTCGTTATTAAGAGATTAGAGGCAGAAGAAACTACAAAAAGCGGAATTGTTTTACCAGGAGCAGCAAAGGAGAAACCACAAGAAGCTAAAATTGTGGCTGTAGGACCTGGTGGAATAGTTAATGGAAAAGAAGTGAAAATGGAAGTTAAAGTTGGAGAGAAAGTTTTATTCTCCAAATATGCAGGAAACGAAATTAAGATGGATGGTGTTGAATACACTATTTTAAAACAAGATGACATATTAGCAGTAATAGAATAA
- a CDS encoding tRNA 2-thiocytidine biosynthesis TtcA family protein, protein MINFERKYNRMFLKKIIQSISKFNMIKSGDRVAVGLSGGKDSVFLLFCLKLIQQTHIKDFSLMGVNIDMGLGMNMSPLINFCNENEIPIIIEKTNIAEVIFQERKEKSPCSLCSKLRRGALVRVAKANNINKIALGHNTDDVIETLFMNVIKVGKLGAFHPNIYHEDNKMSIIRPMIYLREPLIEKLVKDLNLPIIKSLCPEDKKTTREEMKNLLFSLENIYEDAADKIIKSLDNVNYESLWNKK, encoded by the coding sequence ATGATAAATTTTGAAAGAAAATACAACAGAATGTTTTTAAAAAAAATAATACAATCTATATCTAAATTCAATATGATTAAAAGCGGCGATAGAGTAGCTGTAGGGCTCTCTGGAGGTAAAGACAGTGTATTCCTACTTTTCTGCCTTAAACTCATTCAGCAGACCCATATAAAAGACTTTAGCCTTATGGGAGTTAATATAGACATGGGGCTTGGAATGAACATGTCCCCTTTAATAAACTTTTGTAATGAAAATGAAATACCTATAATTATAGAAAAGACTAATATAGCTGAAGTAATTTTTCAAGAAAGAAAAGAAAAAAGTCCTTGTTCTCTATGCTCTAAATTAAGGAGAGGAGCTTTAGTAAGAGTTGCAAAAGCTAATAATATTAACAAGATAGCTTTAGGCCACAACACAGATGATGTAATAGAAACTCTATTTATGAATGTGATAAAGGTTGGTAAATTGGGTGCCTTTCATCCTAATATATATCATGAAGACAACAAGATGAGTATAATAAGACCTATGATATATTTAAGAGAACCTTTAATAGAAAAGCTTGTTAAAGATTTAAATTTGCCTATAATAAAAAGTCTTTGCCCTGAAGATAAAAAAACTACAAGGGAAGAAATGAAAAATTTATTATTTTCTCTTGAAAACATTTATGAGGATGCTGCTGATAAAATTATAAAATCTTTAGATAACGTTAATTATGAAAGCTTATGGAATAAAAAGTAA
- the groL gene encoding chaperonin GroEL (60 kDa chaperone family; promotes refolding of misfolded polypeptides especially under stressful conditions; forms two stacked rings of heptamers to form a barrel-shaped 14mer; ends can be capped by GroES; misfolded proteins enter the barrel where they are refolded when GroES binds), translating into MAKSILFSEEARRAMQAGVDKLANTVKVTLGPKGRNVILDKKFGSPLITNDGVTIAKEIELEDAYENMGAQLVKEVATKTNDVAGDGTTTATLLAQAIIREGLKNVTAGTNPILIRQGIRMAVNKAVEEIKKSSKTVNGKEDIARVAAISAADEEIGKLIADAMEKVGNEGVITVEESKTMGTELDVVEGMQFDRGYVSPYMVTDTEKMEANIEDAYILITDKKISNIQDILPVLEQIVQQGKKLLILGEDVEGEALATLVVNKLRGTFTCVAVKAPGFGDRRKEMLQDIAILTGGEVISEELGRELKDTTIEMLGRAESVKITKENTTIVNGKGDKTAIHDRVSQIKKQIEETTSDFDREKLQERLAKLAGGVAVIKVGAATETELKERKLRIEDALAATKAAVEEGIVAGGGTAYINAIPEVAKLTSDVYDIKVGIDIITKALEEPVRQIATNAGVEGSVIIEKVKANEAGVGYDALHDTYVNMLKVGIVDPTKVTRSALQNAASVASTFLTTEAAVADIPEKNNAPMPGGAPGMGMDGMY; encoded by the coding sequence ATGGCAAAAAGTATTTTATTTAGTGAAGAAGCAAGAAGAGCAATGCAGGCAGGAGTAGATAAGCTTGCTAATACTGTAAAAGTTACACTTGGACCAAAAGGAAGAAACGTTATATTAGATAAAAAGTTTGGATCACCACTTATAACTAATGATGGTGTTACTATAGCTAAAGAAATAGAATTAGAAGATGCATATGAAAATATGGGAGCACAATTAGTTAAAGAAGTTGCTACAAAGACAAATGATGTAGCAGGAGATGGAACTACTACAGCAACATTACTTGCACAAGCAATTATAAGGGAAGGATTAAAAAATGTTACAGCTGGTACTAATCCAATACTTATAAGACAGGGTATAAGAATGGCTGTTAATAAAGCTGTTGAAGAGATAAAGAAAAGTTCAAAAACAGTTAATGGAAAAGAAGATATAGCTAGAGTTGCTGCAATATCAGCTGCTGATGAAGAAATAGGTAAGCTTATAGCTGATGCTATGGAAAAAGTAGGTAATGAAGGTGTTATAACTGTTGAAGAATCAAAAACTATGGGAACTGAATTAGATGTTGTTGAAGGTATGCAGTTTGATAGAGGATATGTAAGCCCATATATGGTTACAGATACAGAAAAGATGGAAGCTAACATAGAAGATGCATATATATTAATTACTGATAAGAAAATATCAAATATTCAAGATATATTACCAGTACTTGAACAAATAGTTCAACAAGGTAAAAAATTATTGATCTTGGGTGAAGATGTAGAAGGAGAAGCATTAGCAACTTTAGTTGTTAATAAGCTAAGAGGAACTTTTACTTGTGTAGCTGTTAAAGCTCCAGGTTTTGGTGACAGAAGAAAAGAAATGCTTCAGGATATAGCTATACTTACTGGTGGAGAAGTAATATCTGAAGAATTAGGAAGAGAATTAAAAGATACTACAATAGAAATGCTTGGAAGAGCTGAATCAGTTAAAATCACTAAAGAAAATACTACAATAGTAAATGGAAAAGGTGATAAGACTGCTATTCATGATAGAGTATCTCAAATAAAGAAACAAATAGAAGAAACTACATCAGACTTTGATAGAGAAAAATTACAGGAAAGACTTGCAAAACTTGCTGGTGGAGTAGCTGTAATCAAAGTTGGTGCTGCAACTGAAACAGAATTAAAGGAAAGAAAATTAAGAATAGAAGATGCACTAGCTGCAACAAAGGCTGCTGTTGAAGAAGGAATCGTTGCTGGTGGTGGAACAGCATATATTAATGCAATTCCAGAAGTAGCAAAACTTACTTCAGATGTTTATGATATAAAAGTAGGTATTGATATAATAACAAAAGCTCTTGAAGAACCAGTAAGACAAATAGCTACAAATGCTGGAGTTGAAGGTTCAGTTATAATTGAAAAAGTTAAAGCTAATGAAGCTGGAGTAGGATATGATGCTTTACATGATACTTATGTAAACATGTTAAAAGTAGGTATAGTTGACCCAACTAAGGTTACAAGATCAGCACTTCAAAATGCTGCATCAGTAGCTTCTACATTCTTAACTACAGAAGCTGCAGTAGCTGATATTCCAGAAAAGAACAATGCCCCAATGCCAGGTGGAGCACCAGGAATGGGAATGGACGGAATGTACTAA
- a CDS encoding TVP38/TMEM64 family protein, with the protein MIEDFTRKIFNKIKKYKSYIVLTIICVFLIYSAYVYYSKYFFLFKDPNKIKHIIMSYGKYSIIVFFMLQVIQVVAFFIPGEIVQIAGGYIYGTIGGGIISLLGITAGSMIVFWISNFYGKPLIDKIISKKDTKFFKRILNLGHINFVVFLLYLIPGIPKDVLAYICGVSNVTFKDFIIYSTLGRIPGIFISAYFGAKIGSGNKTILILIAVSMTLLFAIGVFKGENLVKKIIKHSSFKNGK; encoded by the coding sequence ATGATTGAAGATTTTACTAGGAAGATTTTTAATAAAATAAAAAAATATAAATCATATATTGTTTTAACCATAATATGTGTATTTTTAATTTATTCAGCATATGTGTATTATAGTAAGTATTTTTTCCTGTTTAAGGACCCTAATAAAATAAAACATATAATAATGTCTTATGGAAAATACAGTATTATAGTATTTTTTATGCTTCAGGTTATACAGGTTGTAGCATTTTTTATTCCAGGAGAAATTGTACAAATTGCAGGAGGATATATATATGGAACAATAGGTGGAGGTATTATATCTTTATTAGGAATAACTGCTGGAAGTATGATTGTATTTTGGATTTCTAATTTTTATGGTAAGCCCCTAATAGATAAAATAATATCTAAAAAGGATACAAAGTTTTTTAAAAGAATTTTAAACTTGGGGCATATAAATTTTGTGGTTTTCTTATTGTATTTAATACCAGGTATACCTAAAGATGTATTAGCATATATATGCGGTGTTTCAAATGTGACTTTTAAAGATTTTATTATATATTCTACATTGGGAAGGATTCCAGGAATATTTATATCTGCATATTTTGGTGCTAAAATTGGTTCAGGTAATAAAACGATATTGATACTTATAGCCGTTAGTATGACTTTATTATTTGCTATAGGAGTATTTAAAGGTGAGAATTTAGTAAAGAAGATTATTAAACATAGTTCCTTTAAAAATGGGAAATAG
- the guaA gene encoding glutamine-hydrolyzing GMP synthase, giving the protein MQRELVLVVDFGGQYNQTIARRVRENNVYCEIIPYTYTIDKIKEKSPKGIIFTGGPNSVYGEGAPRIDKEIFNLGVPVLGICYGEQLISYTLGGKVESPDVREYGKANVKLNNKSALFDGIDEEQSCWMSHTDYVSQAPEGFKVIGTTSQCPVAAMENTEKKIYGVQFHPEVEHTPFGKKMFSNFLFKVCNLKGDWSMSSFAEDQIKAIKEKVGGKKVICALSGGVDSSVAAVLVHKAIGKQLTCIFVDHGLLRKDEGDQVETIFKKQFDMNLIRVNAKDRFLGKLAGVSDPERKRKIIGEEFIRVFEEEANKLGEISFLVQGTIYPDVVESGTNTSATIKSHHNVGGLPEDMQFKLIEPLRELFKDEVRAVGEELGIPHKLVWRQPFPGPGLAIRVLGEITEEKLEITREADAIFREEIANAGLDEKIWQYFACLPNIQSVGVMGDERTYCHTIALRAVTSSDAMTSEWARIPYEVLDLVSRRIVNEVHGVNRIVYDVTSKPPATIEWE; this is encoded by the coding sequence ATGCAAAGAGAATTAGTTCTTGTAGTTGACTTTGGTGGTCAATATAATCAGACAATAGCTAGAAGAGTAAGAGAAAATAATGTTTATTGTGAAATAATACCTTATACATATACAATAGATAAAATAAAAGAAAAAAGTCCTAAGGGCATAATTTTCACAGGTGGACCTAACAGTGTTTATGGAGAAGGTGCTCCAAGAATAGATAAAGAAATATTTAATTTAGGAGTTCCTGTACTTGGAATATGTTATGGAGAACAGCTTATATCATATACTTTAGGTGGAAAAGTTGAGAGCCCAGATGTAAGAGAATATGGAAAAGCAAATGTAAAATTAAATAATAAGTCTGCACTATTTGATGGAATAGATGAAGAACAAAGCTGTTGGATGAGTCATACAGATTATGTGTCTCAGGCTCCAGAAGGATTTAAGGTAATAGGTACTACAAGTCAATGTCCTGTAGCGGCTATGGAAAATACTGAGAAGAAAATATATGGAGTTCAGTTTCACCCAGAAGTAGAACATACTCCTTTTGGTAAAAAAATGTTTTCAAATTTCCTATTTAAAGTTTGTAACTTAAAGGGAGATTGGTCAATGAGTTCTTTTGCAGAAGATCAGATTAAAGCCATAAAGGAAAAGGTTGGCGGCAAAAAAGTTATATGTGCTTTATCTGGTGGAGTAGATTCATCTGTTGCAGCTGTGCTTGTACATAAAGCTATTGGAAAACAACTTACATGTATATTCGTGGATCATGGTCTTCTTAGAAAAGATGAAGGAGATCAAGTTGAAACAATATTTAAAAAACAATTTGATATGAATTTGATAAGAGTAAATGCTAAAGATAGATTTTTAGGTAAGCTTGCAGGCGTAAGTGATCCTGAAAGAAAGAGAAAGATTATAGGAGAAGAGTTTATAAGAGTATTTGAAGAAGAAGCAAATAAACTTGGAGAAATAAGCTTCCTTGTTCAAGGAACTATATATCCAGATGTAGTTGAAAGTGGAACTAATACTTCTGCTACAATAAAAAGCCATCACAATGTTGGTGGACTTCCAGAAGATATGCAATTTAAACTAATAGAGCCTTTAAGAGAACTATTTAAGGATGAAGTAAGAGCTGTTGGAGAAGAGCTTGGGATTCCTCATAAATTAGTTTGGAGACAGCCTTTCCCAGGACCTGGACTTGCAATAAGAGTTCTAGGAGAAATAACAGAAGAAAAATTGGAAATAACAAGAGAAGCAGATGCTATCTTTAGAGAAGAAATAGCTAATGCAGGATTGGATGAAAAGATATGGCAGTACTTTGCATGCCTACCAAATATTCAATCTGTAGGAGTTATGGGAGATGAAAGAACTTATTGCCATACAATAGCTTTAAGAGCAGTAACATCTTCTGATGCAATGACTTCTGAATGGGCTAGAATACCTTATGAAGTTTTAGATTTAGTTTCAAGAAGAATTGTTAACGAAGTTCATGGAGTAAATAGAATTGTTTATGACGTAACTTCAAAACCACCTGCTACTATTGAGTGGGAATAA
- a CDS encoding DUF3795 domain-containing protein, with protein MNNYEQAVRELAPCGNDCSRCVSYENSKIVLLSKELNENLANFENMAKKIKSFMPIFNHYEEFLAILKHFSKGNCPGCRFSDKPICQCSINKCHKKQKVDFCFQCSKYPCNPTIYNESLCKIWKKNNDDMKNVGVENFYIAQKEKTRY; from the coding sequence ATGAATAATTATGAACAAGCAGTAAGGGAGTTAGCTCCTTGTGGAAATGATTGCTCAAGATGTGTAAGTTATGAAAATAGTAAGATAGTATTATTAAGTAAAGAACTTAATGAAAATTTGGCAAACTTTGAAAATATGGCTAAAAAAATAAAATCTTTTATGCCTATTTTTAATCATTATGAAGAATTTTTAGCAATTTTAAAGCACTTTTCAAAAGGAAATTGTCCTGGATGTCGCTTTAGTGATAAGCCTATTTGTCAATGCAGTATAAATAAGTGCCACAAAAAACAAAAAGTGGATTTTTGTTTTCAATGCTCTAAATATCCTTGTAATCCTACAATATATAATGAATCCCTTTGTAAAATATGGAAGAAAAATAATGATGATATGAAAAATGTTGGTGTAGAAAACTTTTATATTGCACAGAAAGAAAAAACAAGATATTAA